A single window of Cellulomonas sp. NTE-D12 DNA harbors:
- the chvE gene encoding multiple monosaccharide ABC transporter substrate-binding protein: MTLTRTKLVAVVMGAALALASVAGCSSTRSNNTPAGGATSANAAGTLVGIAMPTKSLERWNRDGAHLEDLLKKAGYQTSLQYADNKVDQQVTQLQNMINQGAKVLVIASIDGKALGPVLQQAADKGAKVIAYDRLINESPNVDYYATFDNYKVGQLQGQFIETALGLKDGKGPFNLEPFAGSPDDNNAKFFFSGAWDVLNPYVQSGKLVVPSGKAPKTDADWTSIGIQEWKSETAQSEMQNRINSFYAGGKKIQVVLSPNDSLALGIAQALDAAGYKPGSDWPVLTGQDADKANVLNMLQGKQSMTVWKDTRALGDEVAKMVDQVVKGQTVDVNDTKTYDNGKKVVPTYLLAPQVVTKDTVKKSLVDSGFYSASDLGL, encoded by the coding sequence ATGACGTTGACACGGACCAAGCTGGTCGCGGTCGTGATGGGTGCGGCTCTCGCGCTCGCCTCGGTCGCGGGATGCAGCAGCACCCGCAGCAACAACACTCCCGCCGGGGGCGCCACCTCGGCGAACGCGGCGGGCACCCTGGTCGGCATCGCGATGCCGACCAAGAGCCTCGAGCGGTGGAACCGTGACGGTGCCCACCTGGAGGACCTGCTGAAGAAGGCCGGCTACCAGACCAGCCTGCAGTACGCCGACAACAAGGTGGACCAGCAGGTCACGCAGCTGCAGAACATGATCAACCAGGGCGCCAAGGTCCTGGTCATCGCCTCCATCGACGGCAAGGCGCTCGGCCCGGTGCTGCAGCAGGCTGCGGACAAGGGCGCGAAGGTGATCGCGTACGACCGCCTGATCAACGAGTCCCCGAACGTCGACTACTACGCCACGTTCGACAACTACAAGGTCGGTCAGCTGCAGGGCCAGTTCATCGAGACGGCCCTCGGTCTGAAGGACGGCAAGGGTCCGTTCAACCTCGAGCCCTTCGCCGGTTCGCCCGACGACAACAACGCCAAGTTCTTCTTCTCCGGCGCCTGGGACGTGCTGAACCCCTACGTCCAGTCCGGCAAGCTCGTCGTGCCCTCCGGCAAGGCCCCGAAGACGGACGCCGACTGGACCTCGATCGGCATCCAGGAGTGGAAGTCCGAGACGGCTCAGTCCGAGATGCAGAACCGCATCAACTCGTTCTACGCGGGCGGCAAGAAGATCCAGGTCGTCCTGTCCCCGAACGACTCCCTCGCGCTGGGCATCGCCCAGGCCCTCGACGCGGCCGGCTACAAGCCGGGTTCCGACTGGCCCGTGCTGACCGGCCAGGACGCCGACAAGGCGAACGTCCTGAACATGCTCCAGGGCAAGCAGTCCATGACGGTCTGGAAGGACACCCGGGCGCTCGGTGACGAGGTCGCCAAGATGGTCGACCAGGTGGTCAAGGGCCAGACCGTTGACGTCAACGACACCAAGACGTACGACAACGGCAAGAAGGTCGTCCCGACCTACCTGCTCGCGCCGCAGGTGGTCACCAAGGACACGGTGAAGAAGTCGCTGGTGGACTCCGGGTTCTACTCCGCCTCCGACCTCGGTCTGTGA
- the mmsA gene encoding multiple monosaccharide ABC transporter ATP-binding protein — protein MEQSTILEMRGITKRFPGVIALNDVNLAVTRGEVHAICGENGAGKSTLMKVLSGVYPHGSYEGEIVFDGEPVEFRGIRDSERKGIVIIHQELALSPYLSLAENIFLGNERSRRGVVDWNRTNSEAARLLRRVGLTEPPDTRVTDIGVGKQQLVEIAKALSKEVKLLILDEPTAALNDEDSDHLLDLIRGLRDDGITSIIISHKLNELEAIADSTTVIRDGRTIETLDMHGAEPVTQDRLIRGMVGRALDHRFPEHTPTIGEEVLRIEDWTVHHPIDRQRVVVRNASVNVRRGEIVGLAGLMGAGRTELAMSVFGRRYGAGISGRVYKNGAEVDTSTVPAAIRAGIAYATEDRKRYGLNLIDTIQHNVSASALGKVARWGVVDKNVELATAERFRKELAVKSPTVAALVGKLSGGNQQKVVLSKWIFADPDVLILDEPTRGIDIGAKFEIYTIVNRLADEGKAVILISSELPELIGVCDRIYTLSQGSVTGEVARADATQEHLMHLMTMDKNGITR, from the coding sequence ATGGAGCAGAGCACCATCCTCGAGATGCGCGGCATCACCAAGCGCTTCCCGGGTGTCATCGCGCTGAACGACGTCAACCTCGCGGTCACCCGCGGCGAGGTGCACGCGATCTGCGGCGAGAACGGTGCGGGCAAGTCGACCCTGATGAAGGTCCTGTCAGGGGTCTACCCGCACGGCAGCTACGAGGGCGAGATCGTCTTCGACGGCGAGCCGGTGGAGTTCCGCGGCATCCGCGACTCCGAGCGCAAGGGCATCGTCATCATCCACCAGGAGCTCGCGCTCAGCCCGTACCTGTCGCTCGCCGAGAACATCTTCCTCGGCAACGAGCGCAGCCGGCGCGGCGTCGTGGACTGGAACAGGACGAACTCCGAGGCGGCCCGGCTCCTGCGGCGCGTCGGGCTCACCGAGCCCCCGGACACCCGCGTCACCGACATCGGCGTGGGCAAGCAGCAGCTGGTGGAGATCGCCAAGGCGCTGTCCAAGGAGGTCAAGCTCCTCATCCTCGACGAGCCGACGGCCGCGCTGAACGACGAGGACAGCGACCACCTGCTCGACCTGATCCGCGGCCTGCGGGACGACGGCATCACCTCGATCATCATCAGCCACAAGCTCAACGAGCTCGAGGCGATCGCGGACTCCACGACGGTGATCCGGGACGGGCGCACCATCGAGACGCTCGACATGCACGGTGCGGAGCCGGTGACCCAGGACCGCCTGATCCGGGGCATGGTCGGCCGCGCGCTCGACCACCGGTTCCCGGAGCACACGCCGACGATCGGCGAGGAGGTGCTCCGCATCGAGGACTGGACGGTCCACCACCCGATCGACCGGCAGCGCGTCGTGGTGCGCAACGCGTCGGTGAACGTGCGGCGCGGCGAGATCGTCGGGCTCGCCGGGCTGATGGGTGCCGGCCGGACCGAGCTCGCGATGAGCGTGTTCGGCCGCCGGTACGGCGCCGGCATCTCGGGTCGGGTCTACAAGAACGGCGCGGAGGTGGACACCTCCACGGTGCCGGCCGCCATCCGGGCCGGCATCGCGTACGCCACCGAGGACCGCAAGCGGTACGGCCTCAACCTCATCGACACCATCCAGCACAACGTGAGCGCGTCGGCGCTGGGCAAGGTCGCCCGCTGGGGCGTCGTCGACAAGAACGTGGAGCTCGCCACGGCGGAGCGGTTCCGCAAGGAGCTGGCCGTCAAGTCGCCCACCGTGGCGGCCCTGGTCGGCAAGCTCTCGGGTGGCAACCAGCAGAAGGTCGTCCTGAGCAAGTGGATCTTCGCCGACCCGGACGTGCTGATCCTGGACGAGCCCACCCGCGGCATCGACATCGGCGCCAAGTTCGAGATCTACACGATCGTGAACCGGCTGGCGGACGAGGGGAAGGCCGTCATCCTCATCTCCTCCGAGCTGCCCGAGCTCATCGGCGTCTGCGACCGCATCTACACGCTCAGTCAGGGCAGCGTCACCGGCGAGGTCGCCAGGGCGGACGCGACCCAGGAGCACCTCATGCACCTCATGACCATGGACAAGAACGGGATCACGCGATGA
- the mmsB gene encoding multiple monosaccharide ABC transporter permease, translated as MSTQTTPLTGAVEGEATRGSALGSSVRQYGIFGALVVLLLLFQVLTHGKLLLANNVASLFQQNAYVIILAIGMLMVIVAGHIDLSVGSMVAFIGGVVALSMRDLHLPWLVAVLVGILVGALAGAWQGFWVAYVGIPAFIVTLAGMLLFRGLAIVMVGETVAGLPNGYIKISNGFVPNWLGFAGNLDAVTLAIGAIGVAAVVLTQVRSRMAKRKHGLHVESGMAFVAKNLLVAVAIGALTVVLSLSSGGTPIVLVIIGLLVIAYSFVMGNTVFGRRIYAIGGNRPAAILSGVNTRAVDFSIFVNIGALTGIAAIVNSSRAGAAVASAGNGYELDAIAACFIGGAAVTGGIGRISGAIVGALIMGVLNMGLSIMAVNSAWQMAIKGLVLLAAVAFDLVNKRRAGTL; from the coding sequence ATGAGCACGCAAACGACGCCCCTGACGGGCGCGGTCGAGGGTGAGGCGACCCGGGGCTCGGCACTGGGCAGCAGCGTCCGGCAGTACGGGATCTTCGGCGCGCTCGTCGTCCTCCTGCTGCTGTTCCAGGTCCTCACGCACGGCAAGCTGCTGTTGGCCAACAACGTCGCGAGCCTGTTCCAGCAGAACGCGTACGTGATCATCCTGGCCATCGGCATGCTGATGGTGATCGTCGCCGGGCACATCGACCTGTCGGTCGGCTCGATGGTGGCGTTCATCGGTGGCGTGGTGGCGCTCTCCATGCGGGACCTGCACCTGCCCTGGCTGGTCGCGGTGCTCGTCGGCATCCTGGTGGGCGCCCTCGCCGGCGCCTGGCAGGGGTTCTGGGTCGCCTACGTCGGCATACCCGCCTTCATCGTCACGCTGGCGGGGATGCTGCTGTTCCGAGGCCTGGCCATCGTCATGGTGGGCGAGACCGTCGCGGGGCTGCCGAACGGCTACATCAAGATCTCCAACGGCTTCGTGCCCAACTGGCTCGGGTTCGCCGGCAACCTCGACGCGGTCACGCTGGCGATCGGCGCCATCGGCGTCGCGGCGGTGGTGCTCACGCAGGTGCGGTCGCGGATGGCCAAGCGCAAGCACGGGCTGCACGTGGAGTCCGGCATGGCATTCGTGGCCAAGAACCTCCTGGTGGCGGTCGCCATCGGCGCTCTGACCGTGGTGCTGTCGCTCAGCTCCGGCGGCACGCCCATCGTGCTGGTGATCATCGGGCTGCTGGTGATCGCGTACTCGTTCGTCATGGGCAACACCGTGTTCGGGCGGCGCATCTACGCGATCGGCGGCAACCGGCCCGCGGCGATCCTGTCCGGCGTCAACACGCGGGCGGTGGACTTCTCGATCTTCGTGAACATCGGCGCGCTGACCGGTATCGCGGCGATCGTCAACTCCTCGCGTGCGGGCGCCGCGGTCGCGTCGGCGGGCAACGGGTACGAGCTCGACGCGATCGCGGCCTGCTTCATCGGCGGGGCGGCGGTGACCGGCGGGATCGGGCGCATCTCCGGGGCCATCGTCGGTGCGCTGATCATGGGCGTGCTCAACATGGGCCTGTCGATCATGGCGGTGAACTCCGCCTGGCAGATGGCGATCAAGGGCCTGGTGCTCCTGGCCGCCGTCGCCTTCGACCTGGTCAACAAGCGGCGCGCAGGCACTCTGTAG
- a CDS encoding VOC family protein — MPAPNLFLVYVRDAAAATAFYRDLFDVEPVFTSPRYVAFPVAPGVLFAVWTGRSENATPATPRTSELGLMVPGSAAAVDELFARWTAKGAAVVEEPHDDVFGRTFVVADPDGNLIRVSPVD, encoded by the coding sequence ATGCCGGCACCGAACCTGTTCCTCGTCTACGTGCGCGACGCCGCGGCCGCCACGGCCTTCTACCGCGACCTGTTCGACGTCGAGCCGGTGTTCACCAGCCCGCGGTACGTGGCCTTCCCCGTGGCCCCCGGCGTCCTCTTCGCGGTGTGGACGGGACGCAGCGAGAACGCGACGCCCGCCACCCCGCGGACGTCGGAGCTCGGCCTGATGGTGCCCGGCTCGGCGGCCGCAGTCGACGAGCTCTTCGCCCGGTGGACCGCGAAGGGCGCCGCCGTGGTGGAGGAGCCGCACGACGACGTGTTCGGCCGCACCTTCGTCGTGGCCGACCCCGACGGGAACCTCATCCGCGTCTCGCCCGTCGACTGA
- a CDS encoding DUF302 domain-containing protein gives MSFALSTTVDLDFDRTVAALREALAAQGFGILTEVDLSGTLKAKLDVDVPRQLLLGACNPSFAHRALQVEEHVGLLLPCSLTVTAVADGTTRVEAMEPQAMVQLTGNAALQPVADEVRDRLAAVLTVLPTTAGRTV, from the coding sequence ATGAGCTTCGCCCTCTCCACCACCGTCGACCTCGACTTCGACCGCACCGTCGCCGCGCTGCGCGAGGCGCTGGCCGCCCAGGGGTTCGGCATCCTCACCGAGGTGGACCTGTCCGGCACGCTCAAGGCGAAGCTCGACGTCGACGTGCCGCGGCAGCTGCTGCTGGGTGCGTGCAACCCCTCGTTCGCGCACCGCGCGCTGCAGGTCGAGGAGCACGTCGGCCTGCTGCTGCCGTGCTCGCTGACCGTGACGGCGGTCGCGGACGGCACGACGCGGGTCGAGGCCATGGAGCCGCAGGCGATGGTCCAGCTCACCGGCAACGCAGCCCTGCAGCCCGTGGCCGACGAGGTGCGGGACCGGCTCGCCGCGGTGCTCACCGTGCTGCCCACCACAGCAGGCCGCACCGTGTGA
- a CDS encoding acyl-CoA desaturase, which produces MDTQIIATAAPPATTNRERQLSEFTALAKSVQESGLMRRRLGWYWTQFAVLTFALLGTVAAFVLIGHSWWQLAIAAALAVLLGQVMFLGHDAAHRQIFASGKWNDWGSLVIANLYAGMSYGWWQHKHSRHHAKPNQVGADPDIEMDVLAFHNEDGPRPVRTGLRRWFREHQGWFFFPLLLLEGLNLHLSGVKTIFGRAPVKRRPVEIAFITARLGGYLGLVFWLLPFGMAVAFLAVQLGLFGLYMGMVFAPNHKGMPIVPRDARIDFLRRQVLMSRNIRGGRITDIAMGGLNYQIEHHLFPSMPRPHLRKVQPLVREFCRSHGIHYTETSAVRSYRTVVQYLNRVGLGARDPFECPMTAQFRVAR; this is translated from the coding sequence ATGGACACCCAGATCATCGCGACCGCCGCACCGCCCGCGACCACCAACCGCGAACGGCAGCTGAGCGAGTTCACCGCGCTGGCCAAGTCCGTCCAGGAGTCCGGCCTGATGCGCCGTCGCCTGGGCTGGTACTGGACGCAGTTCGCGGTGCTGACCTTCGCGCTGCTCGGCACCGTCGCGGCGTTCGTGCTGATCGGCCACTCGTGGTGGCAGCTGGCGATCGCGGCCGCGCTGGCGGTGCTGCTCGGGCAGGTGATGTTCCTCGGCCACGACGCCGCACACCGGCAGATCTTCGCCTCGGGCAAGTGGAACGACTGGGGCAGCCTGGTCATCGCCAACCTCTACGCCGGCATGAGCTACGGCTGGTGGCAGCACAAGCACTCGCGGCACCACGCGAAGCCGAACCAGGTCGGCGCCGACCCGGACATCGAGATGGACGTGCTCGCCTTCCACAACGAGGACGGCCCGCGCCCCGTCCGCACCGGGCTGCGCCGCTGGTTCCGCGAGCACCAGGGGTGGTTCTTCTTCCCGCTGCTGCTCCTGGAAGGCCTCAACCTGCACCTGTCCGGCGTCAAGACGATCTTCGGCCGCGCGCCCGTGAAGCGGCGGCCGGTGGAGATCGCCTTCATCACGGCGCGGCTCGGCGGGTACCTCGGGCTCGTCTTCTGGTTGCTGCCGTTCGGGATGGCGGTCGCCTTCCTGGCCGTACAGCTGGGGCTCTTCGGCCTGTACATGGGCATGGTGTTCGCGCCCAACCACAAGGGCATGCCGATCGTGCCGCGCGACGCGAGGATCGACTTCCTGCGCCGCCAGGTGCTGATGAGCCGCAACATCCGCGGCGGTCGCATCACCGACATCGCGATGGGTGGGCTGAACTACCAGATCGAGCACCACCTGTTCCCGAGCATGCCGCGGCCGCACCTGCGCAAGGTGCAGCCGCTGGTGCGGGAGTTCTGCCGGTCGCACGGCATCCACTACACGGAGACGAGCGCCGTCCGCTCCTACCGGACCGTGGTGCAGTACCTCAACCGGGTGGGCCTGGGAGCGCGCGACCCGTTCGAGTGCCCCATGACGGCCCAGTTCCGGGTGGCCCGCTGA
- a CDS encoding zinc-ribbon domain-containing protein, producing MIIWGWRAFKALIATGVFYCPRCLGDRTYRHLAARRWFTLFFIPVVPLERLGTFVQCDACHGTFTEVALEAPTVAVFEHTLGLAARASVAHLVSRLSPTPQVVALACAALRDRPGVAQPYDEHRLRADVNAFADRRTALTYVAPLAATMSIDGREDFVRRLVLLGARLSPTDRLREPVSAIAAELQLSPAHVAGIREQVEAGMPTGGLA from the coding sequence ATGATCATCTGGGGCTGGCGCGCCTTCAAGGCGCTGATCGCGACCGGCGTCTTCTACTGCCCACGGTGCCTGGGGGACCGGACGTACCGGCACCTCGCCGCTCGTCGGTGGTTCACGCTGTTCTTCATCCCCGTCGTCCCGCTGGAGCGGCTGGGCACCTTCGTCCAGTGCGACGCGTGCCACGGCACGTTCACGGAGGTGGCCCTGGAGGCGCCGACCGTCGCCGTGTTCGAGCACACGCTGGGTCTGGCGGCGCGGGCCTCGGTGGCGCACCTGGTGTCCCGGCTGAGCCCGACCCCGCAGGTGGTCGCCCTCGCCTGCGCGGCCCTGCGCGACCGTCCCGGCGTGGCGCAGCCGTACGACGAGCACCGGCTGCGGGCCGACGTCAACGCCTTCGCCGACCGGCGGACGGCGCTGACCTACGTGGCACCGCTCGCGGCCACCATGTCGATCGACGGCCGCGAGGACTTCGTCCGGCGGCTGGTGCTGCTCGGCGCCCGCCTGTCGCCCACCGACCGGCTGCGCGAGCCGGTGTCCGCGATCGCCGCGGAGCTGCAGCTGAGCCCCGCCCATGTCGCGGGGATCCGCGAGCAGGTCGAGGCCGGGATGCCGACCGGGGGGCTGGCGTGA
- a CDS encoding CrcB family protein, whose product MIPVLLALAGGLGAATRFVVDGVVGRHNRLPFPLGTVVINVSGALLLGALTGLAMRYPGLSDEKVVLGTGFLGGYTTFSTASVEAVRLATGSRPAVEAVLHAVGMALLGLAAAGLGLWLTLR is encoded by the coding sequence ATGATCCCCGTGCTGCTGGCGCTGGCGGGCGGTCTGGGTGCCGCGACCCGCTTCGTCGTCGACGGCGTCGTGGGCCGCCACAACCGCCTGCCCTTCCCGCTCGGCACCGTGGTGATCAACGTGTCGGGCGCGCTGCTGCTCGGCGCGCTGACGGGCCTCGCGATGCGGTACCCCGGCCTGTCGGACGAGAAGGTGGTGCTCGGCACCGGCTTCCTGGGCGGCTACACCACGTTCAGCACGGCCAGCGTCGAGGCGGTCCGGCTGGCCACGGGGTCACGCCCGGCGGTCGAGGCGGTGCTGCACGCCGTCGGCATGGCTCTGCTCGGGCTCGCCGCCGCGGGCCTCGGCCTCTGGCTCACCCTCCGCTGA
- a CDS encoding CrcB family protein — MEVTPPAHLRPAYRRPGLLGLVVLGGAVGTTARWELGRLHPVATGTFPWTTFWINVTGSLLLGLLLESLARSGPDHGWRRALRLGIGTGVMGGYTTYSTFMVESDLLIRAGRVGLATAYVAGSVAAGVLAALVGILAARALVRRPA; from the coding sequence GTGGAGGTGACGCCGCCCGCGCACCTGCGGCCGGCGTACCGCCGGCCCGGTCTGCTGGGACTGGTGGTGCTGGGCGGAGCGGTCGGCACCACCGCGCGCTGGGAACTGGGCCGCCTGCACCCCGTCGCCACCGGGACGTTCCCCTGGACGACGTTCTGGATCAACGTCACCGGCTCCCTGCTGCTCGGCCTGCTGCTCGAGTCGCTGGCCCGCAGCGGTCCGGACCACGGCTGGCGTCGGGCCCTGCGGCTCGGCATCGGCACCGGGGTGATGGGCGGGTACACCACCTACAGCACCTTCATGGTCGAGTCGGACCTGCTGATCCGGGCCGGCCGCGTCGGGCTGGCGACGGCGTACGTCGCGGGCAGCGTCGCCGCCGGGGTGCTCGCGGCTCTGGTCGGCATCCTCGCCGCGCGGGCGCTGGTGCGGAGGCCGGCATGA
- a CDS encoding universal stress protein, producing MNAHEVPQPSPSRMTPFAGHPIVVAIVPGQPELVALTAISWSQAAGNPPLYFAYVDTTRFVLEEFPDGTVRHGEVDPDTVDDRWEDRRIQIVETLTRVMDGTGVPWEFRYLAGRPDRSLTHLARAVDAAAIVVGTRAPGRGARVREFLEGSVAVQLSHHQHRPVLVVPLGVVDWKTPLWR from the coding sequence ATGAACGCGCACGAGGTCCCGCAGCCGAGCCCGTCGAGGATGACGCCGTTCGCCGGCCACCCGATCGTGGTCGCGATCGTGCCCGGCCAGCCGGAGCTGGTGGCGCTGACCGCCATCTCCTGGTCGCAGGCGGCCGGCAACCCGCCTCTGTACTTCGCCTACGTCGACACCACCCGGTTCGTCCTCGAGGAGTTCCCGGACGGCACCGTGCGGCACGGCGAGGTGGACCCGGACACCGTCGACGACCGCTGGGAGGACCGGCGGATCCAGATCGTCGAGACGTTGACCCGCGTGATGGACGGCACCGGCGTGCCGTGGGAGTTCCGGTACCTGGCCGGGCGGCCCGACCGTTCCCTGACCCACCTGGCTCGCGCGGTGGACGCCGCCGCGATCGTGGTCGGCACGCGCGCCCCCGGTCGCGGCGCGCGGGTGCGGGAGTTCCTCGAGGGCTCGGTCGCCGTGCAGCTGTCCCACCACCAGCACCGGCCCGTGCTCGTCGTCCCGCTGGGCGTCGTCGACTGGAAGACGCCGTTGTGGAGGTGA
- a CDS encoding HAMP domain-containing sensor histidine kinase, with the protein MRRLSTRLLLSHTLVALTGAVTAYLVTRVLTPHLYDARVGMMAGRMPPWDPHVSRDFAVGASNHGLAIGVVVALAVAIAAGAWSSWRLLRPLDDLSAAAHRIAAGRYDEPVPPPREAELARVANDVNALAARLAETEGRRMRLLGEVAHEMRTPLTVLDGYVEGLQDGVFTPEPELFAELSGELRRLRRLSEDLGALSRAEEGRLGLRVTRVDVAAVAIGAAERLRPQLHDAGLDLKTESAGWALLVDGDGDRIAQVVTNLVGNALAATPPGGQVRVLARPEGHEAVIEVSDTGVGLAEGDLERVFERFYRAPGPAGPGVARAGTGIGLTIARGIAHAHGGSLVASSPGPGQGSTFTLRLPLAR; encoded by the coding sequence ATGAGGCGCCTGTCCACCCGCCTGCTGCTGAGCCACACGCTCGTCGCGCTCACCGGAGCCGTGACGGCGTACCTGGTCACCCGCGTGCTGACGCCGCACCTGTACGACGCCCGCGTCGGCATGATGGCGGGCCGCATGCCGCCGTGGGACCCGCACGTCTCGCGGGACTTCGCGGTCGGGGCGTCGAACCACGGCCTGGCCATCGGTGTCGTCGTGGCGCTCGCGGTGGCGATCGCCGCGGGTGCGTGGTCGTCATGGCGGCTGCTGCGTCCGCTGGACGACCTGTCAGCGGCGGCGCACCGCATCGCCGCCGGTCGGTACGACGAGCCGGTGCCCCCGCCCCGCGAGGCGGAGCTGGCCCGGGTGGCCAACGACGTCAACGCCCTGGCGGCACGGCTGGCCGAGACGGAGGGCCGCCGGATGCGCCTGCTGGGCGAGGTCGCCCACGAGATGCGCACGCCGCTGACCGTGCTCGACGGCTACGTCGAGGGGCTGCAGGACGGGGTGTTCACCCCCGAGCCGGAGCTGTTCGCCGAGCTGTCCGGCGAGCTGCGCCGGCTGCGGCGCCTCTCTGAGGACCTCGGAGCGCTGTCCCGGGCCGAGGAGGGCCGCCTCGGCCTGCGCGTCACCCGCGTCGACGTCGCCGCCGTCGCCATCGGGGCCGCCGAGCGGCTGCGGCCGCAGCTGCACGACGCCGGCCTGGACCTGAAGACCGAGTCGGCCGGCTGGGCGCTGCTGGTGGACGGCGACGGCGACCGGATCGCCCAGGTGGTGACCAACCTGGTCGGCAACGCCCTGGCCGCCACCCCTCCCGGCGGGCAGGTACGGGTGCTCGCACGACCGGAGGGCCACGAGGCGGTGATCGAGGTGAGCGACACCGGCGTCGGGCTGGCCGAGGGCGACCTCGAGCGGGTGTTCGAGCGGTTCTACCGGGCACCAGGTCCGGCGGGACCCGGTGTCGCTCGGGCGGGCACCGGCATCGGGCTCACCATCGCCCGCGGCATCGCGCACGCGCACGGTGGATCCCTGGTCGCGTCCTCACCCGGACCCGGCCAGGGATCCACCTTCACGCTGCGACTGCCGCTGGCGCGCTGA
- a CDS encoding response regulator transcription factor, with the protein MARRVLVVDDEAGIRRVLRAYLEADGFAVVEAGTGTDALAELRRDRPDVVLLDVMLPDVDGLEVLRRIRATSGVGVVLVTARAEEADTLVGLAVGADDYVTKPFSPREVVARVKAVLRRARDDEPDAERLRFDRLTVDLAAREVTVDDRPVTPSALEFDLLGALARSPGRVFSRRQLLERVWGDDFYGDERVVDVHVRSLRRLLADDVSAPRFIATVRGVGYKFVGRPS; encoded by the coding sequence GTGGCCAGGCGTGTGCTGGTGGTGGACGACGAGGCGGGCATCCGCCGGGTGCTGCGCGCCTACCTCGAGGCCGACGGGTTCGCCGTGGTCGAGGCCGGGACGGGGACCGACGCGCTGGCCGAGCTGCGCCGGGACCGGCCCGACGTGGTGCTGCTGGACGTGATGCTGCCCGATGTCGACGGCCTCGAGGTGCTGCGGCGCATCCGTGCCACCTCGGGCGTCGGCGTGGTGCTGGTGACAGCCCGTGCCGAGGAGGCGGACACGCTGGTCGGCCTGGCCGTCGGCGCCGACGACTACGTCACCAAGCCGTTCAGCCCCCGCGAGGTGGTGGCCCGCGTCAAGGCCGTCCTGCGACGGGCGCGGGACGACGAGCCGGACGCGGAGCGCCTGCGCTTCGACCGGCTGACCGTGGACCTCGCGGCCCGCGAGGTGACGGTGGACGACCGTCCGGTGACACCGTCGGCCCTCGAGTTCGACCTGCTCGGGGCGCTGGCACGCTCCCCCGGCCGCGTCTTCTCCCGTCGGCAGCTGCTCGAACGGGTGTGGGGTGACGACTTCTACGGGGACGAGAGGGTGGTCGACGTGCACGTGCGCAGCCTGCGGCGGCTGCTGGCCGACGACGTCAGCGCGCCACGGTTCATCGCGACGGTGCGGGGCGTCGGGTACAAGTTCGTCGGGAGGCCGTCATGA